Genomic DNA from Triticum aestivum cultivar Chinese Spring unplaced genomic scaffold, IWGSC CS RefSeq v2.1 scaffold255882, whole genome shotgun sequence:
TGTTCACATGATTGTGACTCCTTTGTCTGAAACACAAGATAAGCTTGCTCTTTAAAAGATACAAGAACATAGCTACTCCACGAAACGGCCATAGAGGGCACGTCATGGTAGTTGGCATGTCCTTCTCATGCATTGTTGTCAAACACTCAAAAACCTATAGGCAACCACTAGAAGCATTGAACTTTCAAGCATGTTGAAGCTATCCTTGAATTCATATAGTTGATTGACTTCTCATCTTTAAACACTTGGCATTGGCCAATTTGTGATTCTAATTAAATTAATCGCTTGTGCTTTCAGCTCACCACTAATATATCATGAGAGATCAGCTTCCCTATCAAATTCCATCACAAACCTTATACACTTCGTCCATCATAAATCTCCTACAGTACTGCGGTGAACTCGACATGGATGTTGCCATATCTGCAGTTGCAAGCGAATTTGTTAGCCGCTTCATCTCCTTCCTAGTAAACAAGTACTCCTACTCAAGCCATGTCCGATTGGAGGAGAAGGTGGAGAGGTTGCAGAACCTCCTAATGAGAGTACACATGGTCGTTGAAGAGGCAGACGGGagatacatcatgaactccaggaTGGTGATGCAGCTCCAGTTGCTTTCAGAGGCCATGTACCAAGGCTACCATGTTGTTGACACCTTCAGGTACCAAAGTCTGGAGGACAAAGGCAGCAACGAGGTTTGCAACTCATCTGTTTTGCCTTTCGCCATTCCTCTTAAGCGTACTCGCACAATTGCATGTACAAGAAAGGACAAAGTAGTGAACCTTGAGTTAGATGGTGCCTTGGAAAGCATGCAAAATGTTGTGGATAACATGATGGAGTTTGTTGTGCTTTTGGGTGGATGTGACCGCATGGTGCGTAGACCTTATGATTCATATCTTTACTATGAAAACATAATGTTTGGACGCCATGCCGAAAGGCAAACGCTCTTGAACTTCTTGTTGCAACAGAACCCACCTGGTGATGAACCAGCTGTTCTTCCGATCATAGGTGGTCGCACAGTAGGCAAGAAAACATTGGTTGCTCATGTGTGTAGAGATGAGAGGGTGCGATCGCGCTTCTCTTCGGTTTTGCACTTGAGTGGAGAAAACCTTTTGAAAATTCTTGAGCATGAAAGTACCATCTTAGGGGAAATGTTGGTAGTTGTTGAGTTTGCTACCAATGTAGATGACAATGACTGGAGAACATTCCACTCATTTGTCAAAAGGTTAGCTACTGGTAGTAAGGTGATCATCATAAGTAAACTTCAAAGATCAGCCAGATTTGGATCAGTGAAGCCAATTTTTCTCAATAATCTGTCTTACAAGGAATTCTCTTACCTCTTCAAGACACTGGCATTCGGAAGTGCAAACCCC
This window encodes:
- the LOC123176702 gene encoding uncharacterized protein, which translates into the protein MDVAISAVASEFVSRFISFLVNKYSYSSHVRLEEKVERLQNLLMRVHMVVEEADGRYIMNSRMVMQLQLLSEAMYQGYHVVDTFRYQSLEDKGSNEVCNSSVLPFAIPLKRTRTIACTRKDKVVNLELDGALESMQNVVDNMMEFVVLLGGCDRMVRRPYDSYLYYENIMFGRHAERQTLLNFLLQQNPPGDEPAVLPIIGGRTVGKKTLVAHVCRDERVRSRFSSVLHLSGENLLKILEHESTILGEMLVVVEFATNVDDNDWRTFHSFVKRLATGSKVIIISKLQRSARFGSVKPIFLNNLSYKEFSYLFKTLAFGSANPKEHPRLVPIAQEYAKVLHMEESLLIVNTFANVLRNNLNVRFWLCLFNKSRRMIERNLSIYGVDLKIHMEQGYPLHLTDYALNPLRAIPYSSTVPRKKELPKVTLGELLQDPSVRPKGEFNLVTWESMIPPYNSSSYFVPDWVQDTPEGTPLSGKKRRGLHV